Proteins found in one Butyrivibrio proteoclasticus B316 genomic segment:
- a CDS encoding class B sortase, with protein sequence MDTQHNGKRANIAKALLIALIPAISLIAALMFLIHYQKEYEIADNEYEQVADDYAKETSDIGSYIKVLAQENPGAKDSLDEKMHDATEGNLKKVDFLSLINENSDVTAWITVPFCSINYPVVQGPDNDKYLKTTYQGTANSAGAIFMDYTNNRSFNDMHTLVYGHNMKNNSMFGGLKKIRDNPEAAKEDPYFYIYLPDGHMRQYEIFSARVIHADDPCYRFFDGMDEYHRFVNECLSGSKSKWNVNSDLSSGLPIVTLSTCSGDNDRFVVHGILHAIY encoded by the coding sequence ATGGATACACAGCATAACGGAAAACGGGCTAATATTGCCAAAGCGTTGCTGATTGCCCTAATACCCGCCATTTCGCTTATTGCCGCCCTTATGTTTCTTATTCATTACCAAAAAGAGTACGAAATAGCTGATAACGAATATGAACAAGTGGCAGATGATTACGCAAAAGAAACAAGTGACATAGGCTCGTATATAAAGGTTCTTGCACAGGAGAATCCAGGAGCAAAAGATTCTCTTGACGAAAAGATGCACGATGCAACAGAAGGCAATTTGAAGAAGGTAGACTTTCTTTCGCTGATAAATGAAAATTCTGATGTGACGGCATGGATAACCGTGCCTTTTTGCAGTATAAATTATCCGGTTGTTCAGGGCCCTGATAATGATAAATACCTAAAGACTACATATCAGGGAACTGCAAATTCCGCCGGAGCTATCTTTATGGATTATACAAACAACAGAAGTTTTAATGACATGCATACCTTGGTTTATGGCCATAATATGAAGAATAACTCAATGTTTGGCGGGCTTAAAAAAATTAGAGATAACCCTGAAGCTGCAAAGGAAGATCCGTATTTTTATATTTACCTGCCAGATGGCCATATGAGACAATACGAGATCTTTTCTGCCAGAGTGATACACGCTGATGATCCATGCTATAGATTTTTCGACGGAATGGATGAATATCACCGGTTTGTTAATGAATGCCTTAGCGGCTCAAAAAGCAAATGGAATGTGAACTCTGATTTAAGCAGTGGGCTTCCAATAGTAACATTATCAACATGTTCCGGCGATAACGACAGGTTTGTAGTGCATGGAATTTTACATGCTATTTACTAA
- a CDS encoding site-specific integrase, with protein MVPYKNFNVEANTRIKYPKIFTMEIYKNNDFNIVLAQQFLQHSSVVTTQRYIGITSEMQEKALLGHIQIL; from the coding sequence ATGGTTCCATATAAGAATTTTAATGTGGAGGCTAATACTAGGATAAAATACCCGAAAATCTTTACAATGGAGATATATAAAAACAATGACTTCAACATAGTCCTTGCACAGCAGTTCTTACAGCACAGCTCCGTAGTGACTACACAAAGATACATAGGAATTACTTCTGAGATGCAAGAGAAGGCTCTGCTTGGCCATATACAGATTCTGTAA
- a CDS encoding CAP domain-containing protein gives MKKKLLHLIALLLLCSTIAITAHADFSLPDGSRFDPDYYANANPDVVAAVGDTPSVLAEHYWNNGIQEGRLPYAGAKDVSAASLVRCVNEYRLQNGLPALTVDSAVQAEAQLRAKEMASSGVFSHTRPNGEKWQTAFGNNWNKTYSKLGENLARGQSSSERAVSAWKKSPGHNEVLLKDGVTCIGAGVAKGNDGKFYFVITVVN, from the coding sequence ATGAAGAAAAAACTACTGCATCTGATTGCGCTTTTACTGCTCTGCAGCACAATTGCGATCACAGCGCATGCTGATTTTTCATTACCGGATGGATCAAGATTTGATCCTGACTACTATGCAAATGCTAACCCTGATGTAGTAGCAGCTGTCGGCGATACCCCATCAGTACTAGCTGAACACTATTGGAACAATGGTATTCAGGAAGGCAGACTCCCCTATGCGGGCGCCAAAGATGTATCTGCAGCTTCGCTTGTAAGATGCGTAAATGAATACCGACTTCAGAATGGACTACCGGCACTTACTGTTGATAGTGCTGTTCAAGCAGAAGCTCAGCTTCGAGCAAAAGAAATGGCATCTTCCGGAGTTTTCAGTCATACCCGCCCAAATGGCGAGAAATGGCAGACCGCTTTCGGAAATAATTGGAATAAGACTTATTCCAAGCTGGGTGAAAACCTTGCCCGTGGACAGTCCTCATCAGAACGCGCAGTATCAGCCTGGAAGAAATCACCAGGTCATAATGAAGTCCTGTTAAAGGATGGAGTTACGTGTATTGGAGCCGGCGTGGCAAAAGGTAATGATGGCAAATTTTATTTTGTCATCACTGTCGTTAACTAA
- a CDS encoding PH domain-containing protein, protein MNRIVNTEYAMFVTNKESGDEFLCAGPFETSIAVKRAYEKKLKDEDFKKMIVPETAHVCTREIVISQGLWEPYDDHVASDTELILGVKASTLPGKGGGLFE, encoded by the coding sequence ATGAACAGGATCGTGAACACAGAGTATGCAATGTTTGTCACGAATAAAGAATCTGGCGATGAATTTTTATGCGCAGGACCGTTTGAGACCAGTATAGCTGTTAAAAGAGCGTATGAAAAAAAACTCAAAGATGAGGATTTTAAAAAAATGATCGTTCCCGAAACAGCGCATGTCTGCACAAGAGAAATCGTTATAAGTCAGGGACTCTGGGAGCCATATGATGATCATGTCGCAAGCGATACTGAACTTATACTTGGAGTAAAAGCTTCGACTCTGCCAGGAAAAGGTGGAGGACTCTTTGAATGA
- a CDS encoding DUF4317 domain-containing protein, whose product MNKSNVMELKKTLKITTEFMPSIDRICTCFVNGNKEKLISNTESYSSLGDEEQFKYIDILKAALSGTIDKKLLNLEFGSNEASIKAEGFMTEAYTEVFKSEEKRDELFDTIIENYIFDENYLIVAGHGVYDVPMKASDGAILEDETTTYEFMLVAICPVHSTKAGLTLDSDSGRMVSSRQVQIVQAPVHGFLYPAFNDRDTDLHSMLYFTKKPEDSHPELIEKLLGIPAPTSSVDQQHIFESIIAEVTDDKADFEVIKTLHENLKEMEETAQYNGEIKTLHKEEIKEILVSAGVKEEKLDDFEHIYERAGGNDDTEFKTGNLIELDKFAVKSSDVEIKIKPDRTNLVQQRKIDGRNCIVVALEGDVRLNGIQINAPASQL is encoded by the coding sequence ATGAATAAGTCAAACGTTATGGAACTTAAAAAGACCCTTAAGATAACAACAGAGTTTATGCCTAGCATTGACCGTATTTGTACATGTTTTGTAAATGGGAACAAGGAAAAACTCATATCTAATACAGAAAGCTATTCCTCACTTGGAGATGAGGAGCAGTTTAAGTACATAGATATCCTTAAGGCAGCTCTTTCAGGAACAATTGATAAAAAGCTCCTTAACCTTGAATTTGGCTCAAATGAAGCGTCTATTAAAGCAGAAGGCTTCATGACAGAAGCTTATACAGAAGTATTTAAGAGCGAAGAAAAGAGAGACGAGCTTTTCGATACTATCATCGAGAACTATATTTTTGATGAAAACTACCTTATTGTGGCAGGCCATGGCGTATATGATGTCCCAATGAAGGCTTCAGATGGAGCCATTCTTGAGGATGAGACTACAACATATGAGTTCATGCTTGTTGCTATTTGTCCTGTGCACTCAACAAAGGCAGGCCTTACTCTTGATAGCGACAGCGGACGTATGGTTTCTTCAAGACAGGTCCAGATTGTCCAGGCTCCTGTCCATGGTTTCCTTTATCCTGCATTTAATGACAGGGATACAGATCTTCACAGCATGCTGTATTTTACAAAGAAGCCAGAGGACAGCCATCCCGAGCTTATCGAAAAGCTCCTTGGCATACCCGCTCCTACATCATCTGTGGATCAGCAGCATATCTTCGAGAGCATCATTGCAGAGGTAACTGACGATAAGGCAGATTTTGAGGTAATCAAGACTCTCCACGAAAACCTTAAGGAGATGGAAGAGACCGCCCAGTATAACGGTGAGATCAAGACTCTCCATAAAGAAGAGATAAAGGAGATCTTAGTATCTGCAGGCGTTAAGGAAGAAAAGCTCGATGACTTTGAACACATCTACGAAAGAGCTGGCGGAAATGACGATACAGAGTTCAAAACGGGTAACCTTATTGAGCTTGATAAGTTTGCGGTAAAGTCATCTGATGTTGAGATCAAGATAAAGCCTGATCGCACAAATCTTGTTCAGCAAAGGAAGATCGATGGCCGTAATTGCATCGTTGTTGCTCTTGAGGGCGATGTGCGCCTTAATGGCATCCAGATAAACGCTCCTGCTTCTCAGCTATAA
- a CDS encoding DUF1064 domain-containing protein — protein sequence MATRRSNPYYPYRGRITGNKYRNEKIEVGGVKFDSKREARRYQELLLLEKAGEISELKTQERFILIPAQREPDTVGKRGGIKKGRVIERECIYVADFVYRDKEGNLVVEDTKGFRTKDYTIKRKLMLYVHGIQIQEL from the coding sequence ATGGCAACTCGACGATCTAATCCGTATTACCCATATAGGGGAAGAATTACAGGTAACAAGTACCGGAACGAAAAGATTGAAGTTGGCGGAGTAAAGTTCGATTCAAAGAGAGAGGCAAGGAGATACCAGGAATTACTCTTGCTGGAAAAAGCTGGAGAGATATCAGAACTTAAAACGCAGGAGAGGTTCATACTTATCCCGGCTCAGAGAGAGCCGGATACCGTTGGGAAAAGAGGCGGTATCAAAAAGGGAAGAGTTATTGAAAGAGAATGCATATACGTTGCAGATTTCGTTTACAGAGATAAAGAAGGAAATCTTGTCGTAGAAGATACAAAGGGCTTTAGGACTAAAGATTACACTATCAAAAGAAAACTCATGCTTTATGTCCATGGAATACAAATACAGGAACTCTAG
- a CDS encoding trigger factor, which produces MKMNLRRKTKNALTGILIAGVIVSTAACGTASENRVAVNDVFLNDYRNMEITTTLKEATEDDVKEELEHIAKDYNYVVPIDKAVSSDSTVDISLTKKNADGSIDEASTLTATIVLGNDSVPAELEEAVIGLSKGETKEFESTDSSGEKTPYVVEVVTVYEYGEITDDIAGGLGIDGVTDLESLKKYLIDALNRDNKDIYKNELKTEISNTLYNNCKVNNIQEHLKNEYYDILYKQLTDLVEYYSDTSEEEVTLYDLVSPTMEKEGYVGTTEDYIAYCAERNAKLYLIYKAIAEKESISVDDIDAYSLAATDWASQTSEYDTLKDFISDNSFESYERDALADAVMDYLVNLYAGDIFKDDSSDAPGEISQDENSLDEALEEASNELSFEEKTEETQPEEVSGAAASSQTSN; this is translated from the coding sequence ATGAAGATGAATTTAAGGCGTAAAACGAAAAATGCATTAACAGGTATACTTATCGCAGGGGTCATCGTGTCTACTGCGGCATGCGGAACGGCGTCAGAAAACAGAGTTGCAGTCAACGACGTATTTTTAAATGACTACAGAAACATGGAGATCACAACAACATTAAAAGAAGCTACAGAAGACGATGTAAAGGAAGAGCTGGAACATATCGCTAAGGATTATAATTATGTAGTACCCATCGATAAGGCGGTTTCAAGCGACAGTACTGTTGATATTAGTCTTACTAAGAAAAATGCCGATGGGAGCATAGATGAGGCATCTACACTCACAGCAACAATTGTTTTAGGGAATGACTCAGTACCAGCAGAACTCGAAGAAGCTGTCATCGGACTTTCAAAAGGGGAAACTAAAGAATTTGAATCAACCGACAGTTCAGGAGAAAAGACCCCATATGTGGTTGAAGTAGTAACCGTGTATGAATATGGGGAAATTACAGACGATATAGCTGGAGGATTAGGAATTGACGGTGTTACTGATCTTGAATCATTAAAAAAGTATCTGATTGATGCCTTGAACAGGGATAATAAAGATATATACAAAAATGAACTCAAGACAGAAATCTCAAATACTCTCTATAATAATTGTAAGGTAAATAATATACAGGAACACCTTAAGAACGAATATTATGATATTCTCTATAAGCAGCTTACAGATCTTGTAGAATATTATTCTGATACAAGTGAAGAAGAAGTAACATTATATGATCTCGTGTCTCCAACAATGGAAAAAGAAGGCTACGTTGGAACTACAGAGGATTACATTGCATACTGTGCTGAAAGGAATGCAAAGCTATATTTGATTTATAAGGCAATTGCCGAAAAAGAGAGTATTTCGGTTGATGATATAGATGCATATAGTCTTGCGGCAACAGACTGGGCATCGCAAACATCGGAATACGATACGCTTAAGGATTTTATTTCTGATAATTCGTTTGAGTCCTATGAAAGAGATGCATTGGCAGATGCAGTAATGGATTATCTTGTAAATTTATATGCGGGAGATATATTTAAGGATGATTCATCTGATGCACCCGGTGAAATATCACAGGATGAAAACAGCTTAGATGAAGCCTTGGAAGAAGCATCGAACGAGCTTTCTTTCGAAGAAAAGACTGAGGAAACACAGCCAGAAGAAGTATCAGGTGCAGCAGCTTCTAGTCAAACATCAAACTAA
- a CDS encoding guanylate kinase: MIYILIGKSASGKDRALNRIIDGKPVKGIDIKDRCLPIITCTTRPMRVGEVNGKDYHFITKELFKRMASSGEMLEWRCYHTLVQGKADDWYYGTPWTSVQNFESQDYIAIVDCEGAKAYIDACGKENCKVFYIYASDEVRKERAMKRGSFDETEWNRRLRDDEEKFGEEALSEIRKELGENFVWVDNNTNSDNVTNFISIFQMDEIVARA; the protein is encoded by the coding sequence ATGATTTATATTCTTATTGGCAAGAGTGCCAGCGGTAAGGACCGTGCGCTAAACAGGATCATAGATGGTAAGCCTGTAAAGGGAATCGATATCAAGGATAGATGTCTTCCTATCATCACCTGTACAACAAGACCTATGAGAGTAGGAGAGGTTAATGGCAAAGATTACCATTTCATTACAAAAGAGCTGTTTAAGAGAATGGCTTCAAGCGGAGAAATGCTCGAATGGAGATGCTATCATACTCTCGTGCAGGGCAAAGCTGATGACTGGTACTACGGAACCCCATGGACCAGCGTTCAGAACTTTGAAAGCCAGGACTATATAGCAATCGTTGACTGCGAAGGCGCCAAGGCTTATATCGATGCCTGCGGCAAAGAAAACTGCAAAGTCTTTTATATCTATGCCTCAGATGAAGTAAGGAAAGAAAGAGCAATGAAAAGAGGCTCTTTCGATGAGACTGAGTGGAATAGACGTCTTAGGGATGATGAAGAAAAGTTTGGAGAAGAAGCCCTTTCTGAGATCAGAAAAGAGCTTGGGGAGAACTTTGTCTGGGTTGATAACAACACCAACTCAGATAACGTAACAAACTTTATCAGTATCTTCCAGATGGACGAGATTGTTGCAAGAGCATAA
- a CDS encoding SpaA isopeptide-forming pilin-related protein, protein MKCKSLRFVALASAVVLSVSGMSTTAYAANRVMESTETAAVASSSEQASDKAETSEAAEGKADSQKNAVKEETAVKETSEQKKDDAKNAETPKTEVKKADSLTASEGAVKISVNAQMPEGSELTVTKLTPDRFAYQNIEAVMQKKDAGFDIAAVYDIAVYNGASVWEPAENNSAQITLNGILKSLDISADELVVYHMDDSEGTNTKKVDVKISEDNVTMNVEHFSPFVFGSASASQTAQNIATSFSATNGNNANVNALLGTSLTPDVSTGLEKFDFDIDAGTKTLTISLKSENTTAQLSENLTTAFASKLDQFTKVKIVPGTGKTITLKGSVFANLKKVTSIELGSGVSIVDNATSMFGGCKELVTITSADAIVLPATIKQMFKGDAKLTVLPSNFTFTANTADATEAFYNSGLTTLDLTSVNTIATQTKMLYHMENLTTLKTKAALSADSEWTGRWYKGAADDDARLASSWIGSSATENSVFHRLTTTQAYVNAGLDSMYHISGLGTANAYRIADEGKNKEFAAYCVNWNLDIPGQMGFYAASTVSNGSSWSTYLDTVGARLSGLDSTRVVERNLSNYNSDVQNALNTILFFGYPNDGAGIQDSKGYSNAEFYNATQLAIWNVLSGVLPSEGFSLGGLNTSDETKTLAAAGEILSKTYTDYTAVNGTVVSNDLTAYIPDASTQQVMVSGKASVRINKIDLASNGLLSGATLALKDEAGNTVDTWTTDTNTHVVKGLELGKNYTLSETAAPSNYDVTDAITFKAEGSYQLVKMNDGYSKHKIIVNKVDDSTSASPVTGAVLELTGKDYLGKDVTLTMTTPSTGKVEFEVLPGTYTIKETKVPSGYSKAEDIVITVKADDVDASKHVYSMVDPLAKYGSVAIIKYGNDGKTPLPGAVLKVVDSKGTEVDKWESTTAIHTIDNLVVGEKYKLVEVSAPEGYEKIKDVEFTVENGKTKSMSLTDPYKKHKLIIKKVDEGNNRVAGAKLKVTGKVLNGNAIEEIIFETSSDADKELSLLPGTYSVEETVVPEGYEKATKQSVTIEVKDDETKTVTLVDKKIKEPEKTEKKTETPGTVTILKYETGTTTPVNGAVLAIYNGDTKVAEFTTTNNAYTISTLTKGTTYTLKEITVPAGYVKAQDIQFTADGSAQTIIMYDAKAMVMGAKAPKTGDQTPIGLLMMLMAISFISLVGIGIFYTRKKIS, encoded by the coding sequence ATGAAATGTAAAAGCCTGAGATTTGTTGCTCTTGCGTCTGCAGTTGTGCTTTCTGTATCAGGAATGAGCACTACAGCATATGCAGCTAATAGAGTAATGGAATCAACAGAGACTGCAGCCGTAGCATCTTCATCTGAACAGGCTTCTGATAAGGCGGAAACATCTGAGGCTGCCGAGGGTAAGGCAGATTCCCAGAAGAATGCCGTTAAGGAGGAGACTGCTGTAAAGGAAACATCCGAGCAGAAAAAGGATGATGCTAAGAATGCAGAAACACCTAAAACTGAGGTTAAGAAGGCGGACAGCCTTACTGCTTCAGAAGGCGCTGTTAAGATCAGCGTAAATGCACAGATGCCAGAAGGCTCTGAACTTACAGTTACAAAGCTTACCCCTGACCGTTTTGCATATCAGAATATCGAGGCTGTAATGCAGAAAAAAGATGCGGGGTTTGATATTGCAGCTGTATATGATATCGCTGTTTATAATGGCGCATCTGTATGGGAGCCAGCAGAAAATAATTCTGCACAGATAACTTTAAATGGAATATTAAAATCACTTGATATTTCCGCAGATGAGCTTGTTGTTTATCATATGGATGACAGCGAGGGCACTAATACAAAGAAAGTTGATGTAAAGATAAGCGAAGATAATGTGACAATGAATGTTGAGCATTTCTCTCCATTTGTGTTCGGCTCAGCTTCCGCTTCTCAGACAGCTCAGAATATCGCAACATCTTTTTCTGCTACAAATGGTAACAACGCAAATGTAAATGCGCTTCTTGGAACATCTCTTACTCCTGATGTTTCAACCGGACTTGAAAAGTTTGACTTTGATATTGATGCAGGAACAAAAACTCTTACTATCAGTTTAAAGTCCGAAAATACAACGGCACAGCTTAGCGAAAACCTTACTACAGCTTTTGCCTCAAAGCTTGACCAGTTCACAAAGGTTAAAATCGTGCCAGGCACTGGTAAAACAATCACTCTTAAGGGTTCCGTATTTGCAAACCTTAAGAAGGTTACATCAATCGAGCTTGGAAGCGGAGTATCTATCGTGGATAATGCCACTTCAATGTTTGGCGGATGTAAGGAACTTGTGACAATAACATCAGCAGATGCAATCGTGCTTCCCGCTACGATCAAGCAGATGTTCAAGGGAGATGCAAAGCTTACAGTTCTTCCTTCAAACTTTACATTTACAGCAAACACAGCAGATGCTACAGAGGCTTTTTACAACTCAGGACTTACAACACTTGATCTTACAAGTGTGAATACAATTGCGACACAGACAAAGATGCTCTACCATATGGAGAACTTGACTACTTTAAAGACAAAGGCTGCACTTAGTGCTGATTCAGAGTGGACAGGAAGATGGTATAAAGGAGCAGCTGACGATGACGCAAGACTTGCAAGCTCATGGATTGGTAGCTCTGCAACAGAAAATTCTGTATTTCACAGACTGACAACAACACAAGCCTATGTAAATGCAGGACTCGATTCAATGTATCATATTTCAGGCCTTGGCACAGCTAATGCTTATCGCATTGCTGATGAGGGAAAGAACAAGGAGTTCGCAGCATACTGTGTAAACTGGAATCTTGATATCCCTGGTCAGATGGGATTTTACGCAGCTAGTACTGTTTCAAATGGCAGCAGCTGGAGTACATACCTTGATACTGTCGGAGCTCGTCTTTCAGGTCTTGATAGCACAAGAGTAGTTGAGAGAAATCTTTCAAATTACAACTCAGATGTGCAGAATGCGCTTAACACAATCCTGTTCTTTGGATACCCAAATGACGGAGCAGGCATCCAGGATAGCAAGGGTTACAGCAATGCTGAATTCTATAACGCAACACAGCTTGCTATCTGGAATGTGCTTTCAGGAGTGCTTCCTTCAGAGGGATTTTCTCTCGGAGGACTTAATACAAGTGATGAAACCAAGACACTTGCGGCAGCAGGAGAAATCCTATCAAAGACATATACGGACTATACTGCAGTAAATGGTACTGTGGTTTCAAATGACCTTACTGCTTATATTCCGGATGCTTCTACTCAGCAGGTAATGGTATCTGGAAAGGCAAGTGTAAGAATCAATAAGATTGATCTTGCTTCAAATGGCCTTCTTTCTGGAGCGACACTTGCTCTCAAGGATGAGGCTGGCAATACAGTTGATACATGGACGACAGATACAAATACACATGTTGTTAAGGGTCTTGAACTTGGGAAGAATTACACTCTTTCAGAAACAGCAGCGCCTTCAAATTATGACGTTACCGATGCAATAACATTTAAGGCTGAAGGTTCATATCAGCTTGTAAAAATGAATGATGGTTATTCAAAACACAAGATCATTGTCAACAAAGTAGACGATTCAACTTCAGCTTCTCCTGTTACAGGAGCAGTCCTTGAACTTACTGGTAAAGACTATCTTGGAAAAGACGTTACTCTTACAATGACAACTCCTTCTACAGGTAAGGTAGAGTTTGAGGTTCTTCCAGGAACATATACGATCAAGGAGACCAAGGTTCCAAGCGGATATTCAAAAGCTGAAGATATCGTTATCACAGTTAAAGCTGATGACGTTGATGCCAGCAAGCATGTTTATAGTATGGTAGATCCTCTTGCCAAGTACGGAAGTGTCGCTATCATCAAATACGGTAACGATGGAAAAACACCTCTTCCAGGAGCGGTTCTTAAGGTGGTTGACTCAAAAGGAACAGAAGTAGATAAGTGGGAGTCAACAACAGCCATCCATACTATTGATAACCTTGTTGTAGGTGAGAAATATAAGCTTGTTGAGGTATCAGCACCAGAGGGATACGAGAAAATAAAAGATGTAGAGTTTACCGTAGAAAACGGAAAAACAAAGAGCATGAGCCTCACAGATCCTTACAAGAAACACAAGCTTATCATTAAGAAAGTTGACGAGGGAAATAACAGGGTTGCCGGTGCTAAGCTTAAAGTTACAGGAAAAGTTCTCAATGGAAATGCTATTGAAGAAATAATCTTTGAAACATCTTCTGATGCGGACAAGGAGCTCTCTCTTCTTCCCGGAACATATTCTGTAGAAGAAACAGTAGTTCCAGAGGGATATGAGAAGGCTACAAAGCAGAGCGTAACAATAGAAGTAAAGGATGATGAAACAAAGACTGTTACACTTGTTGACAAGAAAATCAAAGAGCCTGAGAAGACTGAGAAAAAGACTGAAACTCCAGGTACTGTTACAATCTTAAAGTATGAGACAGGAACAACAACACCTGTAAATGGGGCGGTTCTTGCCATCTACAATGGTGATACAAAAGTTGCTGAGTTTACTACCACAAATAATGCATATACAATCTCAACACTTACAAAGGGGACAACATATACCCTTAAAGAGATTACTGTCCCAGCAGGATATGTAAAAGCACAGGATATCCAGTTTACGGCAGATGGTAGCGCACAGACAATCATCATGTATGATGCAAAGGCAATGGTTATGGGCGCCAAGGCTCCCAAAACAGGAGACCAGACTCCAATCGGACTTCTTATGATGCTCATGGCTATTTCATTTATCAGCCTTGTTGGAATCGGCATTTTCTATACAAGAAAGAAAATATCTTAA
- a CDS encoding RNA-guided endonuclease InsQ/TnpB family protein — translation MYLTVKQQVKHLSKDDYCSIRELCHSAKNLTNEAIYNVRQYYFTEGKFLKYEKNYVLLKNSPNYKALNSNMAQQILKEVDGSFKSFFGLLKLAKQGKYAFKDCKLPNYLSKDGYATLVIGFVRLNDNKLILPFSNSFKKTHKPVEITIPPVLLDKKVKEIRIIPKAHARFFEIQYTYETECIQRNLNKNNALALDFGINNLVTAVSNTGKSFIIDGRKLKSINQWFNKENARLQSIKDKQHFGKKTTNRQKAINRNRNNKVNDYMSKAARKVIDYCITNDIGTLVAGYNVTFQRNSHIGKQNNQSFVNIPYGLLRDKLSCLCELNGITYVEQEESYTSKASFWDKDCIPVYNNDNPKEYQFSGSRIHRGMYKTANGFKFNADVNGALNIMRKSSVVDLSILYGRGDVDTPIRIRIA, via the coding sequence ATGTATCTTACTGTTAAACAGCAAGTAAAACATCTATCGAAAGATGATTACTGTTCAATAAGAGAACTGTGTCATTCAGCGAAAAATCTTACAAATGAAGCCATCTATAATGTTAGACAGTATTACTTTACTGAGGGTAAATTCCTAAAGTATGAGAAAAACTATGTTCTCTTAAAGAATAGCCCTAATTATAAAGCCTTAAATTCTAATATGGCACAGCAGATCCTCAAAGAAGTAGACGGCAGTTTCAAGTCATTCTTTGGCTTGCTTAAGCTTGCAAAACAGGGTAAATACGCTTTTAAGGATTGCAAATTGCCAAATTATCTTTCAAAAGATGGATATGCCACACTGGTTATAGGCTTTGTGAGACTTAACGATAACAAGCTGATACTTCCGTTTTCAAACAGCTTTAAGAAAACCCACAAGCCGGTTGAAATTACAATACCGCCGGTCCTGCTTGATAAAAAGGTTAAAGAGATACGCATTATACCAAAAGCACATGCCAGGTTCTTTGAAATCCAGTACACTTACGAAACTGAGTGTATTCAAAGAAATCTCAATAAAAATAATGCACTGGCTCTCGATTTTGGTATAAATAATCTTGTAACCGCAGTATCAAATACTGGGAAATCGTTCATCATTGACGGAAGAAAGCTTAAATCCATAAATCAGTGGTTTAATAAAGAGAATGCTCGTCTGCAGTCTATTAAGGACAAACAGCATTTTGGCAAAAAGACTACAAATCGTCAGAAAGCCATTAATCGTAATCGTAACAATAAAGTAAATGACTATATGAGTAAAGCTGCACGTAAGGTGATAGATTATTGTATTACTAACGATATCGGAACACTTGTGGCCGGCTATAATGTTACGTTTCAAAGGAATTCACATATTGGCAAACAGAATAATCAGAGCTTTGTTAATATCCCTTATGGCTTATTAAGGGATAAATTGTCATGTCTTTGTGAACTTAATGGTATTACCTATGTTGAACAGGAAGAAAGCTATACATCAAAGGCATCATTTTGGGATAAAGACTGTATTCCTGTTTACAATAACGATAATCCAAAAGAGTATCAGTTCAGTGGTAGTAGAATACATCGTGGAATGTATAAAACCGCCAATGGTTTTAAATTTAATGCCGATGTTAACGGAGCATTAAATATAATGCGTAAAAGTAGCGTTGTGGATCTTAGCATCCTATACGGTAGAGGCGACGTGGACACGCCTATAAGAATAAGGATTGCCTAA